The Kitasatospora paranensis genome has a window encoding:
- a CDS encoding DUF2252 domain-containing protein has product MPDQPTVADREPDRAETVLRVFDSAFGELLAQDPAAFRVKFRKMAASAFAFYRGTAALFYADLTDGPFAAYGERFLDEHTGRVWIHGDLHAENFGTYLNAEGRLVFNVNDFDEAYVGAFTWDVQRLAASLALIGYAKALSDDTITDLVRTFAAAYRGQIAALVGSGDAARYTLDTADGPILDTLRSARLQTRVALLEEETVVDGWDRRFRIGGGAFELDADTRAEVLTAFAGYLDTLPPASRTRPDALRVKDVVGRRGIGIGSAGLPSYNLLLEGHTDALENDVIIYLKQGQTPAVARHVTDPAIRGYFEHEGHRTVISQRALQAHSDPWLGYTTLHGRGQLVAEVSPYAADLDWTDVNEPADLLAVTAYLGRATAVMHAAAAESASGHSLVPFSTEHAIDAAISADEDGFTAMLVDFAHAYGDRARRDHQIFVDLFRNGRIPGL; this is encoded by the coding sequence ATGCCCGACCAGCCCACCGTCGCCGACCGCGAACCGGACCGCGCCGAGACCGTCCTGCGGGTCTTCGACTCCGCCTTCGGCGAGCTGCTGGCCCAGGACCCGGCGGCGTTCCGGGTCAAGTTCCGCAAGATGGCGGCCTCCGCGTTCGCGTTCTACCGCGGCACCGCCGCGCTCTTCTACGCGGACCTCACCGACGGGCCCTTCGCCGCGTACGGCGAGCGCTTCCTCGACGAGCACACCGGCCGGGTCTGGATCCACGGCGACCTGCATGCGGAGAACTTCGGCACCTACCTGAACGCCGAGGGCCGGCTGGTCTTCAACGTCAACGACTTCGACGAGGCCTATGTCGGCGCGTTCACCTGGGACGTCCAGCGGCTGGCCGCCAGCCTCGCCCTGATCGGCTACGCCAAGGCGCTGTCCGACGACACCATCACCGACCTGGTGCGCACCTTCGCCGCGGCCTACCGGGGGCAGATCGCCGCCCTGGTGGGCTCCGGCGACGCGGCCCGGTACACCCTGGACACCGCGGACGGCCCGATCCTCGACACGCTGCGCAGCGCCCGGCTGCAGACCCGGGTGGCGCTGCTGGAGGAGGAGACCGTGGTCGACGGCTGGGACCGCCGGTTCCGGATCGGCGGCGGCGCCTTCGAGCTGGACGCCGACACCCGGGCCGAGGTGCTGACCGCCTTCGCCGGGTACCTGGATACGCTGCCCCCGGCGTCCCGGACCCGCCCGGACGCGCTGCGGGTCAAGGACGTGGTCGGCCGCCGCGGGATCGGCATCGGCAGCGCCGGCCTGCCGTCGTACAACCTGCTGCTGGAGGGGCACACCGACGCCCTCGAGAACGACGTGATCATCTACCTGAAGCAGGGCCAGACCCCGGCGGTGGCCCGGCACGTCACCGACCCGGCGATCCGCGGCTACTTCGAGCACGAAGGGCACCGCACGGTCATCTCGCAGCGCGCCCTGCAGGCGCACAGCGACCCGTGGCTCGGCTACACCACCCTGCACGGCCGCGGGCAGCTGGTCGCCGAGGTCTCCCCGTACGCCGCCGACCTGGACTGGACGGACGTCAACGAGCCGGCCGACCTGCTGGCGGTCACCGCCTACCTGGGCCGGGCGACCGCGGTGATGCACGCGGCCGCCGCGGAGTCCGCCAGCGGCCACAGCCTGGTGCCGTTCTCCACCGAGCACGCCATCGACGCGGCGATCTCCGCCGACGAGGACGGCTTCACCGCCATGCTGGTGGACTTCGCCCACGCCTACGGCGACCGGGCCCGCCGCGACCACCAGATCTTCGTCGACCTCTTCCGCAACGGGCGCATCCCGGGGCTGTAG
- a CDS encoding class I SAM-dependent methyltransferase, with amino-acid sequence MARTFDDLVAEADAAPMDGWDFSWLDGRATEQRPSWGYQRLLGGRLAGAAAALDIQTGGGEVLAGAGPLPPLTVATESWPPNVAKATRLLHPLGAVVVADPDEPPLPFADEAFDLVSSRHPATVHWTEIARVLRPGGSYVAQHVGHSSVFELVEFFLGPLPEAVRRGRHPDGERAAAEAAGLSVADLRFERLRVEFHDIGAVVWFLRKVIWMVPGFTVDAYRDRLRDLHSLITSQGPFVAHSSRTLFDLRKPA; translated from the coding sequence ATGGCACGCACCTTCGACGACCTGGTGGCCGAGGCCGACGCCGCCCCGATGGACGGCTGGGACTTCTCCTGGCTCGACGGCCGGGCCACCGAGCAGCGGCCCTCCTGGGGCTACCAGCGCCTGCTGGGCGGCCGGTTGGCCGGTGCGGCGGCGGCTCTGGACATCCAGACCGGTGGCGGCGAGGTGCTGGCGGGCGCCGGCCCGCTGCCCCCGCTGACGGTCGCCACCGAGTCCTGGCCGCCCAACGTCGCCAAGGCCACCCGGCTGCTGCACCCGCTCGGCGCGGTGGTCGTCGCCGACCCGGACGAGCCGCCGCTGCCCTTCGCCGACGAGGCGTTCGACCTGGTGAGCAGCCGTCACCCCGCGACCGTCCACTGGACGGAGATCGCCCGGGTGCTGCGGCCCGGCGGCAGCTACGTCGCCCAGCACGTCGGCCACTCCAGCGTCTTCGAACTCGTCGAGTTCTTCCTCGGGCCGCTGCCCGAGGCCGTCCGGCGCGGTCGCCACCCCGACGGCGAGCGCGCCGCCGCCGAGGCCGCCGGCCTGTCCGTCGCCGACCTGCGCTTCGAGCGGCTGCGGGTCGAGTTCCACGACATCGGCGCGGTCGTCTGGTTCCTGCGCAAGGTGATCTGGATGGTCCCCGGCTTCACCGTCGACGCGTACCGCGACCGACTGCGCGACCTGCACAGCCTGATCACCTCGCAGGGCCCCTTCGTCGCCCACTCCAGCCGCACCCTGTTCGACCTCCGCAAGCCCGCCTGA
- a CDS encoding type II toxin-antitoxin system PemK/MazF family toxin, with the protein MAELINEDVPGRYGPDATVEVEAYEVGAVRTEYSPKHDGDPDPGEIVWTWVPYEERDGRGKDRPVLVVAREEDGSLLAVMLSSKGHDHDRDWVPIGAGPWDKSGRDSWVALDRVMRVRDGGMRREACALDRARFNVVVDSLRRRYRWS; encoded by the coding sequence ATGGCAGAGCTGATCAACGAGGACGTCCCCGGCCGCTACGGCCCCGACGCGACGGTCGAGGTCGAGGCGTACGAGGTGGGCGCCGTCCGCACCGAGTACTCCCCCAAGCACGACGGCGACCCGGACCCGGGCGAGATCGTCTGGACGTGGGTCCCCTACGAGGAGCGGGACGGCCGCGGCAAGGACCGCCCGGTGCTGGTGGTGGCGCGCGAGGAGGACGGCAGCCTGCTGGCCGTCATGCTGTCCAGCAAGGGGCACGACCACGACCGGGACTGGGTGCCGATCGGTGCCGGCCCGTGGGACAAGTCGGGCCGCGACTCCTGGGTCGCGCTGGACCGGGTGATGCGGGTCCGGGACGGCGGCATGCGCCGCGAGGCCTGCGCCCTGGACCGGGCCCGGTTCAACGTGGTGGTGGACAGCCTGCGCCGCCGCTACCGCTGGAGCTGA
- a CDS encoding RDD family protein — translation MSSNDPSGYGYPTDPQQNPYGQQQPPAPGYGTPPPYGQAGYGTAPGAPGYGPPPAGQQAWPLWLTPPGQYSGPPAPGTRILASAGDRFLARLIDAAVLFIPVIVVSSIIGFSIIGDVFIGLLVFGYEAAMLLTQHGQTVGKKVMKLRVVDVANGGRPADNAFWIRAAVYGLPGAVYCLGSLFQLLNCLWLLWDKPLQQCLHDKGAKTLVVKEG, via the coding sequence ATGAGCAGCAACGACCCGTCAGGCTACGGCTATCCGACGGATCCCCAGCAGAACCCGTACGGCCAGCAGCAGCCGCCGGCCCCGGGCTACGGGACTCCCCCGCCGTACGGCCAGGCCGGCTACGGCACCGCGCCCGGAGCGCCCGGCTACGGCCCGCCGCCGGCCGGCCAGCAGGCCTGGCCGCTCTGGCTGACCCCGCCCGGGCAGTACAGCGGGCCGCCGGCGCCGGGGACGCGCATCCTCGCCTCGGCCGGTGACCGCTTCCTGGCCCGCCTGATCGACGCCGCCGTGCTGTTCATCCCGGTGATCGTGGTCTCCTCGATCATCGGGTTCTCGATCATCGGCGACGTCTTCATCGGGCTGCTGGTCTTCGGCTACGAGGCGGCCATGCTGCTCACCCAGCACGGCCAGACGGTCGGCAAGAAGGTCATGAAGCTCCGGGTGGTGGACGTCGCGAACGGCGGCCGGCCGGCCGACAACGCGTTCTGGATCCGCGCGGCGGTCTACGGCCTGCCCGGCGCCGTGTACTGCCTCGGCTCGCTGTTCCAGCTGCTCAACTGCCTGTGGCTGCTGTGGGACAAGCCGCTCCAGCAGTGCCTGCACGACAAGGGCGCCAAGACCCTGGTGGTCAAGGAGGGCTGA
- the dnaE gene encoding DNA polymerase III subunit alpha, translated as MSDQPYAHLHVHTEYSMLDGAARLKQLFKEVERLGQTHVAMTDHGNMYGAAEFHKQATAAGITPVIGIEAYVAPESRSNTKRILWGQPHQKRDDVSASGAYTHKTIWARDRQGLHNLFKLTSRSYAEGWLVKWPRMDKEIIAEHAAGLMATTGCPSGEVQTRLRLGQFDEAVRSAADYQDIFGRENYFLELMDHGLDIEQRVRDGLLEIGRKLNIPPVVTNDSHYTTESDAGAHDLLLCVQTGKNLSDPDRFRFDGTGYYIKSAAEMYGLDSSDAWQEGCRNSQLLVAERVDTTGMFEFKNLMPRFPIPEGFTSEAEFFRAKVWEGMDWRFPGGYDEEHKKLAEYEMDTIVQMGFPAYFLVVADFIMWAKQQGIAVGPGRGSAAGSLVAYAMGITDLDPIPHGLIFERFLNPERISMPDVDIDFDERRRGDVIRYVTEKWGSDKVAMIVTYGTIKAKAAIKDSSRVLGYPYAMGDRITKAMPPDVMGKGIPLSGITDSSHPRYGEAGEIRGLYENDPDVRKVIDTARGIEGLIRQPGVHAAGVIMSAEPLTDHIPVWTRHTDGVTITQFDYPTCEGLGLLKMDFLGLRNLTIMDDAVKAIQKNKGVKIELLDLPLDDKPTYELLARGDTLGVFQLDGGPMRSLLRLMKPDNFEDISAVLALYRPGPMGVNSHTNYALRKNGQQEITPIHPELEEPLKEILEPTYGLIVYQEQVQKAAQILAGYSLGQADLLRRAMGKKKKEILEAEFVPFQRGCREHGYSDAAIQAVWDVLVPFSGYAFNKAHTAGYGLVSYWTAYLKANYPAEYMSGLLTSVKDDKDKSAVYLNEARKMGISVLPPDVNESDADFTPHGDDTVRFGLTAIRNVGGPVVESMIRTRRAKGKFSAFPDFLDKVESVVCNKRTVESLIKAGAFDSLGHTRKGLTAQFEPMIDNVVGVKRKEAEGQFDLFGGDTVSDEPSFGLDVVFSEDEWDKAFLLTQEREMLGLYVSSHPLHGLEHVLADKADCAVADLAERPDGSILQIGGIISGLQRKMTKQGNAWAIATVEDLAGSIDCMFFPASYQLVSSQLVEDAVVFVRGKLDKREDVPRLMGMELTVPDLSNAHAEPPIVINIPSGRITPPLVARLGEVLTHHKGSTEVRLRLEGPSRTTVLRLDRHRVKSDPALFGDLKQLLGPSCLAV; from the coding sequence TTGAGCGACCAGCCGTACGCGCACCTGCACGTCCACACCGAGTACTCGATGCTGGACGGCGCCGCCCGGCTGAAGCAGCTGTTCAAGGAGGTCGAGCGGCTCGGCCAGACGCATGTCGCGATGACCGACCACGGCAACATGTACGGCGCCGCGGAGTTCCACAAGCAGGCGACGGCCGCCGGCATCACCCCGGTGATCGGCATCGAGGCGTACGTCGCCCCGGAGTCCCGGTCCAACACCAAGCGCATCCTGTGGGGCCAGCCGCACCAGAAGCGCGACGACGTCTCCGCGTCCGGCGCCTACACCCACAAGACCATCTGGGCCCGGGACAGGCAGGGCCTGCACAACCTCTTCAAGCTGACCTCGCGCTCCTACGCCGAGGGCTGGCTGGTGAAGTGGCCCCGGATGGACAAGGAGATCATCGCCGAGCACGCGGCCGGCCTGATGGCCACCACCGGCTGCCCCTCCGGCGAGGTGCAGACCCGCCTGAGGCTCGGCCAGTTCGACGAGGCCGTCCGGTCGGCCGCCGACTACCAGGACATCTTCGGCCGGGAGAACTACTTCCTGGAGCTGATGGACCACGGCCTCGACATCGAGCAGCGGGTCCGCGACGGCCTGCTGGAGATCGGCCGGAAGCTGAACATCCCGCCGGTGGTCACCAACGACTCGCACTACACCACCGAGTCCGACGCCGGCGCCCACGACCTGCTGCTCTGCGTGCAGACCGGCAAGAACCTCTCCGACCCGGACCGCTTCCGGTTCGACGGCACCGGCTACTACATCAAGTCGGCCGCCGAGATGTACGGCCTCGACTCCTCCGACGCCTGGCAGGAGGGCTGCCGCAACAGCCAGCTGCTGGTCGCCGAGCGGGTCGACACCACCGGCATGTTCGAATTCAAGAACCTGATGCCGCGCTTCCCGATCCCGGAGGGCTTCACCTCCGAGGCGGAGTTCTTCCGGGCCAAGGTCTGGGAGGGCATGGACTGGCGCTTCCCGGGCGGCTACGACGAGGAGCACAAGAAGCTCGCCGAGTACGAGATGGACACCATCGTCCAGATGGGGTTCCCGGCCTACTTCCTCGTGGTCGCCGACTTCATCATGTGGGCCAAGCAGCAGGGCATCGCGGTGGGCCCCGGCCGTGGCTCCGCGGCCGGCTCGCTGGTCGCCTACGCCATGGGCATCACCGACCTCGACCCGATCCCGCACGGCCTGATCTTCGAGCGCTTCCTCAACCCCGAGCGCATCTCCATGCCCGACGTCGACATCGACTTCGACGAGCGCCGGCGCGGTGACGTGATCCGCTACGTGACCGAGAAGTGGGGCTCCGACAAGGTCGCCATGATCGTCACGTACGGCACCATCAAGGCCAAGGCCGCCATCAAGGACTCCTCGCGCGTCCTCGGCTACCCGTACGCAATGGGCGACCGGATCACCAAGGCGATGCCGCCGGACGTCATGGGCAAGGGCATCCCGCTCTCCGGCATCACCGACTCCTCGCACCCCCGCTACGGCGAGGCCGGCGAGATCCGCGGCCTGTACGAGAACGACCCGGACGTCCGCAAGGTCATCGACACCGCGCGCGGCATCGAGGGCCTGATCCGCCAGCCCGGCGTGCACGCCGCCGGCGTCATCATGTCCGCCGAGCCGCTGACCGACCACATCCCGGTCTGGACCCGGCACACCGACGGCGTCACCATCACCCAGTTCGACTACCCCACCTGCGAGGGCCTCGGCCTTCTCAAGATGGACTTCCTCGGCCTGCGCAACCTCACGATCATGGACGACGCCGTCAAGGCGATCCAGAAGAACAAGGGCGTCAAGATCGAGCTGCTGGACCTGCCGCTCGACGACAAGCCCACGTACGAACTCCTCGCCCGCGGCGACACGCTCGGCGTCTTCCAGCTCGACGGCGGCCCGATGCGCTCGCTGCTGCGCCTGATGAAGCCCGACAACTTCGAGGACATCTCCGCCGTCCTGGCGCTGTACCGGCCGGGCCCGATGGGCGTCAACTCGCACACCAACTACGCCCTGCGCAAGAACGGCCAGCAGGAGATCACCCCGATCCACCCGGAGCTGGAGGAGCCGCTCAAGGAGATCCTGGAGCCCACCTACGGCCTGATCGTCTACCAGGAGCAGGTCCAGAAGGCCGCCCAGATCCTCGCCGGCTACTCGCTCGGCCAGGCCGACCTGCTGCGCCGCGCGATGGGCAAGAAGAAGAAGGAGATCCTGGAGGCGGAGTTCGTCCCCTTCCAGCGGGGCTGCCGCGAGCACGGCTACTCGGACGCCGCCATCCAGGCGGTGTGGGACGTCCTCGTCCCGTTCTCCGGCTACGCGTTCAACAAGGCGCACACCGCCGGTTACGGGCTGGTCTCCTACTGGACGGCGTACCTCAAGGCCAACTACCCGGCCGAGTACATGTCCGGCCTGCTCACCTCGGTCAAGGACGACAAGGACAAGTCCGCGGTCTACCTCAACGAGGCCCGCAAGATGGGCATCAGCGTCCTGCCGCCGGACGTCAACGAGTCGGACGCCGACTTCACGCCGCACGGCGACGACACCGTCCGCTTCGGCCTCACCGCCATCCGCAACGTCGGCGGCCCGGTCGTCGAGTCGATGATCCGCACCCGCAGGGCCAAGGGGAAGTTCTCCGCCTTCCCCGACTTCCTGGACAAGGTCGAGTCGGTGGTCTGCAACAAGCGCACCGTCGAATCCCTCATCAAGGCGGGTGCGTTCGACTCGCTCGGGCACACCCGCAAGGGCCTCACCGCGCAGTTCGAGCCGATGATCGACAACGTGGTCGGCGTCAAGCGCAAGGAGGCCGAGGGCCAGTTCGACCTCTTCGGCGGCGACACCGTCTCCGACGAGCCGAGCTTCGGCCTCGACGTGGTCTTCTCCGAGGACGAGTGGGACAAGGCGTTCCTGCTCACCCAGGAGCGCGAGATGCTCGGCCTGTACGTCTCCTCGCACCCGCTGCACGGCCTGGAGCACGTCCTCGCCGACAAGGCGGACTGCGCGGTCGCCGACCTCGCCGAGCGCCCGGACGGGTCGATCCTCCAGATCGGCGGCATCATCTCCGGCCTCCAGCGCAAGATGACCAAGCAGGGCAACGCCTGGGCGATCGCCACCGTGGAGGATCTCGCCGGCTCCATCGACTGCATGTTCTTCCCCGCCAGCTACCAGCTGGTCTCCTCCCAACTCGTCGAGGACGCCGTGGTGTTCGTCCGCGGCAAGCTCGACAAGCGGGAGGACGTGCCGCGGCTGATGGGCATGGAGCTGACCGTCCCCGACCTCTCCAACGCGCACGCCGAGCCGCCGATCGTGATCAACATCCCGAGCGGCCGGATCACTCCGCCGCTGGTCGCCCGGCTCGGCGAGGTCCTCACCCACCACAAGGGCTCGACCGAGGTCCGGCTGCGCCTGGAGGGCCCCAGCAGGACGACCGTGCTCCGGCTGGACCGGCACCGGGTCAAGTCCGACCCGGCGCTCTTCGGCGACCTCAAGCAGCTGCTCGGCCCGAGCTGTCTGGCGGTCTGA